From a single Miscanthus floridulus cultivar M001 chromosome 8, ASM1932011v1, whole genome shotgun sequence genomic region:
- the LOC136475631 gene encoding 26S proteasome non-ATPase regulatory subunit 2 homolog A-like isoform X1 — protein sequence MSPPENPSPAAPAEPSQPPPPPAAATGKGKKKDEKKDDDLSEEDLALKEQLELYVVRAQDADPGVQKLALESMRQEIRSATSSMTSVPKPLKFLRPHFGTLKSYFETMPESELKKYMADILSVLALTMSIEGERESLKYRLLGSEGDIGSWGHEYVRNLAGEIAQEFQKRQDDDLPIDALMELVQQIISFHMKHNAEPEAVDLLMEVEDLDLLVEHVDATNYKRACLYLCSSSNFLPPPDDSLALDIAYTIYLKFGDLASALRIALKLEKSLQYVKQVYTATDDLLLKKQFSYLIARHGLVMEIDDEIAADDNDKEVLQEIVNNTKLSEGYSTLARDIEVMEPKSPEDIYKVHLIDGRGASSSLDSARQNLAATFVNAFVNAGFGQDKLMTAPSDSSSSGSSGNWLFKNKEHGKASAAASLGMILLWDTDSGLAQLDKYLHSNDTHVVAGALLGIGIVTCGVKSDCDPAFAILMEYIGKDDSNIRIGAILGLGIAYAGSQKEELKMHLSAVLGDSQSPLEVLVFSAIALGLVFVGSCNEEIAQSIIFALMERSEAELAEPIIRLLPVALGLLYLGKQDSVEATAEVSKTFDEKIGKYCDVTLMSLAYAGTGNVLKVQKLLGICSQHLEKGETHQGPAVLGIALIAMAEELGAEMAVRSLERLLQYGEQNIRRAVPLALGILCISNPKVNVMDTLSRLSHDADADVSMAAIISLGLIGAGTNNARIAGMLRNLSSYYYKEAAHLFCVRIAQGLVHLGKGLLTLSPYHSDRFLLSPMALGGLVTVLHACLDMKSTILGKYHYILYIIVLAMQPRMLLTVDEDLKPLSVPVRVGQAVDVVGQAGRPKTITGFQTHSTPVLLAAGERAELATEKYIPLTPVLEGFVILKKNPEYHEE from the exons ATGTCTCCCCCCGAGAACCCCAGCCCCGCGGCGCCGGCCGAGCcgtcgcagccgccgccgccgccggccgcggccacggggaaggggaagaagaaggacgagaagAAGGATGACGATCTG TCGGAGGAGGATCTGGCGCTCAAGGAGCAGCTGGAGCTCTACGTCGTGCGGGCGCAGGACGCGGATCCCGGCGTGCAGAAGCTCGCGCTCGAGAGCATGAG GCAGGAGATTCGCTCTGCCACGAGCTCAATGACTTCAGTCCCAAAGCCGCTGAAATTCCTCCGCCCGCACTTTGGAACTCTGAAGTCCTATTTTGAAACAATGCCAGAGTCCGAGCTCAAG AAGTACATGGCTGACATACTGTCAGTGTTAGCTTTGACAATGTCCATAGAAGGAGAAAGA GAGAGCCTGAAATACCGTTTGTTGGGCTCTGAGGGTGATATTGGTTCATGGGGTCATGAATATGTGAG AAATTTGGCTGGCGAGATTGCACAAGAATTCCAAAAGCGTCAG GATGATGACTTGCCCATTGATGCCCTAATGGAGCTAGTGCAGCAAATTATTTCATTTCACATGAAG CATAATGCTGAGCCTGAAGCTGTGGATCTTCTTATGGAG GTCGAAGACCTTGATTTACTAGTTGAGCATGTGGATGCTACAAACTACAAAAGAGCTTGCTTGTATCTTTGTAGTTCGTCCAA TTTTCTCCCTCCCCCAGATGATAGTTTGGCACTTGACATAGCATATACCATCTACTTGAAGTTTGGAGACCTTGCAAGTGCTTTGAGAATTGCTCTGAAACTTGAGAAA TCCCTGCAGTATGTGAAGCAGGTCTACACAGCAACCGATGATCTGCTGCTCAAGAAACAGTTCTCATATCTCATCGCACGCCAT GGTTTGGTTATGGAGATTGATGATGAGATCGCTGCTGATGACAATGACAAGGAGGTCCTTCAAGAAATAGTAAATAATACTAAGTTGAGTGAGGGATATTCTACTCTTGCTCGCGATATTGAGGTCATGGAGCCTAAATCCCCAGAAGATATATACAAG GTCCATTTGATTGATGGTCGTGGTGCCAGCTCCAGTCTTGATTCTGCAAGACAGAATTTAGCTGCAACATTTGTAAATGCATTTGTGAATGCTGGGTTTGGCCAG GACAAGTTGATGACCGCTCCATCTGATTCATCCAGCAGTGGGTCTTCCGGAAATTGGTTATTCAAGAACAAGGAACATGGAAAAGCCAGTGCAGCAGCTAGTCTG GGAATGATTCTCCTGTGGGATACTGATTCTGGGCTCGCTCAGCTTGACAAGTACTTGCATAGTAATGATACTCATGTTGTTGCTGGAGCTTTGCTAGGTATTGGAATTGTCACTTGCGGGGTGAAGAGTGATTGTGATCCT GCGTTTGCTATTCTCATGGAGTATATTGGCAAGGACGACTCAAACATTCGTATTGGAGCAATATTGGGTCTTGGAATTGCATATGCTGGTTCCCAGAAAGAAGAG CTTAAAATGCATCTATCTGCTGTGTTGGGAGATTCCCAATCACCTCTTGAGGTCCTGGTCTTCTCAGCCATTGCCTTGGGATTGGTGTTTGTTGGTTCTTGCAATGAAGAGATTGCACAGTCTATTATATTTGCTTTGATGGAGCGTAGTGAGGCTGAGTTGGCAGAACCCATTATACGCTTGCTTCCTGTTGCGCTTGGCCTTCTATATCTTGGAAAACAG GATAGTGTGGAGGCTACCGCAGAGGTCTCTAAAACATTTGATGAGAAGATAGGGAAATACTGTGATGTAACACTTATGTCACTGGCATATGCCGGAACAGGAAATGTGCTTAAG GTTCAGAAACTTCTTGGCATATGCTCACAGCATCTTGAGAAAGGCGAAACACACCAAGGGCCAGCTGTCCTTGGAATTGCTCTTATTGCTATGGCTGAAGAATTAGGAGCTGAAATGGCTGTACGTTCACTTGAGCGTCTTCTGCAGTACGGCGAGCAGAATATAAGACGAGCAGTTCCTCTTGCTCTTGGTATACTCTGCATATCTAATCCCAAG GTAAATGTTATGGACACACTGAGCAGATTGAGTCATGACGCAGACGCCGATGTGTCAATG GCTGCAATTATCTCATTGGGTTTGATTGGTGCTGGCACAAACAATGCCAGAATAGCTGGCATGCTTCGCAATCTTTCAAGTTATTACTACAAAGAAGCTGCTCATCTGTTTTGT GTACGAATTGCTCAGGGCCTTGTTCACCTTGGAAAGGGCTTGTTGACCCTTTCTCCATACCATTCTGATAGATTTCTTCTTTCTCC AATGGCACTTGGAGGGCTTGTAACTGTCCTGCATGCGTGCCTTGATATGAAGTCCACCATCCTAGGGAAATATCACTACATCCTTTACATTATTGTCCTGGCAATGCAG CCTAGGATGCTTTTAACTGTGGATGAGGATCTGAAGCCTCTCTCAGTACCTGTCCGCGTTGGGCAAGCCGTCGATGTGGTTGGTCAGGCAGGAAGGCCTAAGACAATCACTGGCTTTCAGACACACTCCACACCGGTCTTGCTTGCAGCAGGGGAGAGAGCTGAGCTAGCAACTGAAAA ATACATTCCACTGACGCCGGTATTAGAGGGCTTTGTGATTCTGAAGAAGAACCCAGAGTACCATGAAGAGTGA
- the LOC136475631 gene encoding 26S proteasome non-ATPase regulatory subunit 2 homolog A-like isoform X2, whose amino-acid sequence MSPPENPSPAAPAEPSQPPPPPAAATGKGKKKDEKKDDDLSEEDLALKEQLELYVVRAQDADPGVQKLALESMRQEIRSATSSMTSVPKPLKFLRPHFGTLKSYFETMPESELKKYMADILSVLALTMSIEGERESLKYRLLGSEGDIGSWGHEYVRNLAGEIAQEFQKRQDDDLPIDALMELVQQIISFHMKHNAEPEAVDLLMEVEDLDLLVEHVDATNYKRACLYLCSSSNFLPPPDDSLALDIAYTIYLKFGDLASALRIALKLEKYVKQVYTATDDLLLKKQFSYLIARHGLVMEIDDEIAADDNDKEVLQEIVNNTKLSEGYSTLARDIEVMEPKSPEDIYKVHLIDGRGASSSLDSARQNLAATFVNAFVNAGFGQDKLMTAPSDSSSSGSSGNWLFKNKEHGKASAAASLGMILLWDTDSGLAQLDKYLHSNDTHVVAGALLGIGIVTCGVKSDCDPAFAILMEYIGKDDSNIRIGAILGLGIAYAGSQKEELKMHLSAVLGDSQSPLEVLVFSAIALGLVFVGSCNEEIAQSIIFALMERSEAELAEPIIRLLPVALGLLYLGKQDSVEATAEVSKTFDEKIGKYCDVTLMSLAYAGTGNVLKVQKLLGICSQHLEKGETHQGPAVLGIALIAMAEELGAEMAVRSLERLLQYGEQNIRRAVPLALGILCISNPKVNVMDTLSRLSHDADADVSMAAIISLGLIGAGTNNARIAGMLRNLSSYYYKEAAHLFCVRIAQGLVHLGKGLLTLSPYHSDRFLLSPMALGGLVTVLHACLDMKSTILGKYHYILYIIVLAMQPRMLLTVDEDLKPLSVPVRVGQAVDVVGQAGRPKTITGFQTHSTPVLLAAGERAELATEKYIPLTPVLEGFVILKKNPEYHEE is encoded by the exons ATGTCTCCCCCCGAGAACCCCAGCCCCGCGGCGCCGGCCGAGCcgtcgcagccgccgccgccgccggccgcggccacggggaaggggaagaagaaggacgagaagAAGGATGACGATCTG TCGGAGGAGGATCTGGCGCTCAAGGAGCAGCTGGAGCTCTACGTCGTGCGGGCGCAGGACGCGGATCCCGGCGTGCAGAAGCTCGCGCTCGAGAGCATGAG GCAGGAGATTCGCTCTGCCACGAGCTCAATGACTTCAGTCCCAAAGCCGCTGAAATTCCTCCGCCCGCACTTTGGAACTCTGAAGTCCTATTTTGAAACAATGCCAGAGTCCGAGCTCAAG AAGTACATGGCTGACATACTGTCAGTGTTAGCTTTGACAATGTCCATAGAAGGAGAAAGA GAGAGCCTGAAATACCGTTTGTTGGGCTCTGAGGGTGATATTGGTTCATGGGGTCATGAATATGTGAG AAATTTGGCTGGCGAGATTGCACAAGAATTCCAAAAGCGTCAG GATGATGACTTGCCCATTGATGCCCTAATGGAGCTAGTGCAGCAAATTATTTCATTTCACATGAAG CATAATGCTGAGCCTGAAGCTGTGGATCTTCTTATGGAG GTCGAAGACCTTGATTTACTAGTTGAGCATGTGGATGCTACAAACTACAAAAGAGCTTGCTTGTATCTTTGTAGTTCGTCCAA TTTTCTCCCTCCCCCAGATGATAGTTTGGCACTTGACATAGCATATACCATCTACTTGAAGTTTGGAGACCTTGCAAGTGCTTTGAGAATTGCTCTGAAACTTGAGAAA TATGTGAAGCAGGTCTACACAGCAACCGATGATCTGCTGCTCAAGAAACAGTTCTCATATCTCATCGCACGCCAT GGTTTGGTTATGGAGATTGATGATGAGATCGCTGCTGATGACAATGACAAGGAGGTCCTTCAAGAAATAGTAAATAATACTAAGTTGAGTGAGGGATATTCTACTCTTGCTCGCGATATTGAGGTCATGGAGCCTAAATCCCCAGAAGATATATACAAG GTCCATTTGATTGATGGTCGTGGTGCCAGCTCCAGTCTTGATTCTGCAAGACAGAATTTAGCTGCAACATTTGTAAATGCATTTGTGAATGCTGGGTTTGGCCAG GACAAGTTGATGACCGCTCCATCTGATTCATCCAGCAGTGGGTCTTCCGGAAATTGGTTATTCAAGAACAAGGAACATGGAAAAGCCAGTGCAGCAGCTAGTCTG GGAATGATTCTCCTGTGGGATACTGATTCTGGGCTCGCTCAGCTTGACAAGTACTTGCATAGTAATGATACTCATGTTGTTGCTGGAGCTTTGCTAGGTATTGGAATTGTCACTTGCGGGGTGAAGAGTGATTGTGATCCT GCGTTTGCTATTCTCATGGAGTATATTGGCAAGGACGACTCAAACATTCGTATTGGAGCAATATTGGGTCTTGGAATTGCATATGCTGGTTCCCAGAAAGAAGAG CTTAAAATGCATCTATCTGCTGTGTTGGGAGATTCCCAATCACCTCTTGAGGTCCTGGTCTTCTCAGCCATTGCCTTGGGATTGGTGTTTGTTGGTTCTTGCAATGAAGAGATTGCACAGTCTATTATATTTGCTTTGATGGAGCGTAGTGAGGCTGAGTTGGCAGAACCCATTATACGCTTGCTTCCTGTTGCGCTTGGCCTTCTATATCTTGGAAAACAG GATAGTGTGGAGGCTACCGCAGAGGTCTCTAAAACATTTGATGAGAAGATAGGGAAATACTGTGATGTAACACTTATGTCACTGGCATATGCCGGAACAGGAAATGTGCTTAAG GTTCAGAAACTTCTTGGCATATGCTCACAGCATCTTGAGAAAGGCGAAACACACCAAGGGCCAGCTGTCCTTGGAATTGCTCTTATTGCTATGGCTGAAGAATTAGGAGCTGAAATGGCTGTACGTTCACTTGAGCGTCTTCTGCAGTACGGCGAGCAGAATATAAGACGAGCAGTTCCTCTTGCTCTTGGTATACTCTGCATATCTAATCCCAAG GTAAATGTTATGGACACACTGAGCAGATTGAGTCATGACGCAGACGCCGATGTGTCAATG GCTGCAATTATCTCATTGGGTTTGATTGGTGCTGGCACAAACAATGCCAGAATAGCTGGCATGCTTCGCAATCTTTCAAGTTATTACTACAAAGAAGCTGCTCATCTGTTTTGT GTACGAATTGCTCAGGGCCTTGTTCACCTTGGAAAGGGCTTGTTGACCCTTTCTCCATACCATTCTGATAGATTTCTTCTTTCTCC AATGGCACTTGGAGGGCTTGTAACTGTCCTGCATGCGTGCCTTGATATGAAGTCCACCATCCTAGGGAAATATCACTACATCCTTTACATTATTGTCCTGGCAATGCAG CCTAGGATGCTTTTAACTGTGGATGAGGATCTGAAGCCTCTCTCAGTACCTGTCCGCGTTGGGCAAGCCGTCGATGTGGTTGGTCAGGCAGGAAGGCCTAAGACAATCACTGGCTTTCAGACACACTCCACACCGGTCTTGCTTGCAGCAGGGGAGAGAGCTGAGCTAGCAACTGAAAA ATACATTCCACTGACGCCGGTATTAGAGGGCTTTGTGATTCTGAAGAAGAACCCAGAGTACCATGAAGAGTGA